In a single window of the Papaver somniferum cultivar HN1 chromosome 8, ASM357369v1, whole genome shotgun sequence genome:
- the LOC113303104 gene encoding uncharacterized PKHD-type hydroxylase At1g22950-like: MSLDGSVERRRSEPSSMQINGSNGNANENGGSSMMLYSPTSPSPRSQSQSHQRLRLNPNTDHNPENYEDLKLEFNPCIFSSLERYLPPSMLTVTRQLKVQYMNDILARYLPQGERIRVQRHREYRQKIIANYQPLHRELYTMDPATFFVQSFVEAINKNTEESLRSIISEPSPGVYTFEMLHQDFCKMLLSEVDNFEKWVSESKFRIMRPNTMNKYGAVLDDFGLETMLDKLMDDFIRPISKVFFPEVGGPTLDSHHGFVVEYGKDRDVDLGFHVDDSEVTLNVCLGKQFSGGDLFFRGIRCDKHVNTESQPEESFDYSHVAGQAVLHRGRHRHGARATRSGHRINLLLWCRSSAFRELKKYQKDFSAWCGECQREKRERQRKSVAETKQELLRREGDNTVA, encoded by the exons ATGTCTCTAGACGGGTCTGTAGAACGAAGAAGAAGTGAACCATCGTCGATGCAGATCAATGGTAGTAATGGAAATGCTAATGAGAATGGTGGTTCATCCATGATGCTCTACTCTCCTACTTCTCCATCTCCTCGGTCTCAATCTCAGTCTCATCAAAGGCTTAGGTTAAATCCAAACACTGATCACAACCCTGAGAACTACGAAGATCTCAAGCTCGAATTCAATCCCTGTATTTTCTCTTCTCTAGAGCGTTACTTACCCCCTAGTATGCTCACTGTCACCCGCCAGCTTAAGGTTCAGTACATGAACGACATTTTGGCTCGTTATTTGCCTCAAGGAGAACGCATCAGA GTCCAGAGGCACAGAGAATACAGGCAAAAAATAATAGCAAACTATCAG CCATTGCATAGAGAGCTGTACACTATGGATCCTGCAACTTTTTTTGTTCAATCATTTGTTGAAGCAATCAATAAAAATACAGAAGAGAGTTTAAGAAGTATAATATCTGAGCCCTCACCAGGAGTGTATACGTTCGAAATGCTCCATCAGGATTTCTGTAAAATGTTGCTATCTGAG gtggaTAATTTTGAAAAGTGGGTGAGTGAATCCAAGTTCAGAATCATGCGTCCAAATACAATGAATAAATATGGTGCTGTTCTTGATGATTTTGGATTGGAAACCATGCTCGACAAGCTTATGGACGATTTCATACGTCCCATATCTAAAG TGTTCTTTCCTGAAGTTGGTGGGCCCACTCTAGATTCTCATCATGGTTTTGTTGTTGAATATGGAAAAGACAGGGATGTTGACTTGG GCTTTCACGTTGATGACTCTGAAGTCACTTTGAATGTGTGCTTGGGTAAGCAATTTTCCGGTGGTGACTTGTTCTTTCGAGGAATTCGctgtgataagcacgtaaatacCGAATCTCAGCCTGAG GAATCCTTTGATTATTCCCATGTTGCTGGACAAGCGGTGCTTCATCGTGGTCGGCATAGGCATGGTGCCAGGGCGACTAGATCAGGGCATAGGATTAACTTACTCCTTTGGTGCAGAAG TTCAGCTTTTAGGGAGCTAAAAAAGTACCAGAAGGATTTTTCTGCCTGGTGTGGTGAGTGCCAACGTGAAAAGAGAGAAAGACAGCGGAAGTCAGTTGCAGAAACCAAGCAG GAATTACTGAGGAGAGAAGGAGACAACACTGTGGCTTGA